A region of Sesamum indicum cultivar Zhongzhi No. 13 linkage group LG7, S_indicum_v1.0, whole genome shotgun sequence DNA encodes the following proteins:
- the LOC105166486 gene encoding uncharacterized protein LOC105166486, producing MTVSLPSYCHSRNAYANLLQLPNASSSDLKATYTQPYSGKTKSNHHSTIRFSTNYRGRICALASDAGDDAVSSPAKSLRRLLASPGIHLGPACFDALSAKLVERAGFDFCFTTGFGISAARLGLPDTGLISYGEMVNQGQQITGAVSIPIIGDGDNGYGNPMNVKRTVKGYIRAGFAGIILEDQVSPKACGHTPGRKVVSREEAIMKIKAAVDARKESGSDIVIVARTDSRQAVSLEESLWRTRALADAGADVLFIDALASKEEMKAFCEVSPLVPKMASMLEGGGKTPILSPLELADVGYKVVAYPLSLIGVSIRAMQDALLAIKGGRIPSPGSMPSFEEIKEILGFNVYYEEEMRYSTKISQSRLERGYSSTSNSPNSITNSTQKDLGMRNQSAQDPVVEVVTPEIYRNYSTDGSRGPYSGIWSRKLRVRITGRDGFERLDVRLPAGFLEGITNIVPALGGINIKELLDDAALEEGGKQLLDFNDTMGDRIQVFLE from the exons ATGACTGTGTCTTTGCCCTCTTACTGCCATTCGCGTAATGCGTATGCAAATCTGCTGCAGCTCCCAAATGCAAGTTCGTCTGATCTCAAAGCTACGTATACTCAACCTTACAGTGGTAAAACAAAGTCAAATCATCACTCAACCATCCGATTCTCCACCAATTACAGAGGGAGAATATGCGCTCTTGCGTCTGACGCCGGAGATGATGCCGTCAGTTCGCCAGCGAAGTCCCTCCGACGACTTCTGGCCTCTCCGGGAATTCACCTGGGACCAGCTTGTTTCGACGCCCTAAGCGCGAAGCTTGTGGAGAGAGCTGGTTTTGATTTCTGCTTCACTACTG GATTTGGAATATCGGCTGCCCGGTTGGGATTGCCAGACACTGGGCTTATCTCTTATGGAGAGATGGTGAATCAAGGACAACAAATAACTGGTGCTGTATCCATTCCTATCATTGGTGATGGAGACAATGGATATGGTAATCCTATGAATGTGAAGAGAACTGTCAAAGGATATATCAGGGCTGGCTTTGCTGGAATAATTCTTGAAGATCAG GTTTCTCCCAAAGCTTGTGGGCATACACCAGGGCGGAAAGTTGTGTCTAGAGAAGAAgcaataatgaaaataaaagcagCTGTTGATGCTCGTAAAGAAAGTGGTTCAGACATAGTGATAGTGGCACGAACTGATTCCCGTCAAGCTGTGTCCTTAGAAGAGTCGCTTTGGAGGACACGTGCTCTTGCTGATGCTGGAGctgatgttttatttattgatgcTCTTGCTTCAAAAGAAGAGATGAAAGCCTTCTGTGAAGTGTCTCCCTTGGTTCCAAAAATG GCCAGTATGCTTGAAGGGGGCGGAAAGACCCCAATACTAAGTCCTCTTGAGCTGGCTGATGTTGGATACAAAGTTGTGGCATATCCTTTGTCCTTGATTGGCGTTTCCATCCGTGCAATGCAG GATGCTTTGTTGGCTATTAAAGGAGGTCGCATACCCTCTCCTGGAAGCATGCCttcttttgaagaaattaaggaAATCTTGGGTTTTAATGTCTATTATGAAGAAGAGATGCGGTATAGTACCAAGATCAGCCAATCTCGTTTAGAAAGAG GTTATTCCTCCACAAGCAACTCTCCAAATAGCATAACAAACAGTACTCAAAAGGATCTGGGAATGAGAAATCAGAGTGCACAAGATCCGGTGGTGGAAGTAGTGACCCCTGAGATATATCGTAACTATTCTACAGATGGTTCAAGAGGTCCTTACTCGGGCATTTGGTCACGAAAACTAAGAGTCAGAATAACTGGAAGAGATGGATTTGAAAGACTTGATGTCCGCTTACCT GCTGGTTTTCTTGAAGGAATAACAAATATAGTTCCAG CATTGGGGGGCATAAACATCAAAGAGTTGTTGGACGATGCGGCCCTAGAAGAGGGAGGCAAGCAGTTACTTGATTTTAACGATACCATGGGTGACAGGATTCAAGTGTTTCTAGAGTAG